AAAATGGGCATCCAGCGCAAGATTGCCCTGCGCTCGCAGCACTATCTGATGGCGTCCCAGGTGTTGCAGCAGACCGACATGGTGATGACCGTGCCGGAGCGTTTCGCCCGTCGTCATGACCTGCATGCGTTTAATCTGCCGGTCAACGATGTGCCGCCGGTGGAAACTCATTTGTACTGGCACGAAAGCACCGACCAGGACCCGGCCAACCGCTGGATGCGCGAGCAGATGATCGAGCTGTGCCAGCAAGTGACGGCGCACGAGAAGAAGCTCGACAAGCTGCAGGCGCCCGCCACTTGACGTAAACGTCAACCTGCCATTAGCTTAGCGCCAAGACCTTATTTCGAGCGCTTTCATGAGCAGCCAGACCTACAGCATTTCCGACCTCGCCCGCGAGCTGGACATCACCACCCGGGCGATCCGTTTCTATGAAGAACAAGGCCTGCTCAGCCCCGAGCGCCGAGGCCAGGAACGCATCTATTCGCCACGCGACAAGGTCAGCCTGAAGCTGATCCTGCGGGGCAAGCGCATCGGTTTTTCCCTGGCCGAGTGCCGCGAGCTGATCGAGCTCTACGACCCTTCCAGCGGTAACACCAAACAACTCAACAGCATGCTGGCGAAAATCAGCGAACGCCGGGAACAGCTCGAGCAGCAACTGCTGGACATCGAACAGATGAAGCTGGAACTCGACACCGCCGAAGAACGCTGCGTGCAGGCGCTGGAGCAGACGCTCAAGAGTCAGCAAGTCGCGCAGTAGCCTCCCGACAATTACAACAGGTCAACACCATGTCCCTCCCCTCCCAAGTACGCCTGATCGAAGTCGGCCCCCGTGACGGCCTGCAGAACGAAGCCCAGCCCATCAGCGTCGCCGACAAGGTGCAACTGGTCGACGCATTGAGCGCTGCCGGCCTCGGCTATATAGAAGTCGGCAGTTTCGTCTCGCCCAAGTGGGTGCCGCAGATGGCCGGTTCCGCCGACGTATTCGCGCAAATCCAACGCAAGCCCGGCGTGACCTATGGCGCACTGGCGCCGAACCTGCGCGGCTTTGAAGACGCGCTGGCGGCCGGGGTCAAGGAAGTCGCCGTGTTTGCGGCTGCATCGGAAGCGTTTTCGCAGCGCAACATCAATTGCTCGATCAGCGAAAGCCTGGCGCGGTTCGCGCCGATCATGGAGTCCGCGAAACAGCACGGCGTTACCGTG
This genomic window from Pseudomonas kribbensis contains:
- a CDS encoding MerR family transcriptional regulator, translated to MSSQTYSISDLARELDITTRAIRFYEEQGLLSPERRGQERIYSPRDKVSLKLILRGKRIGFSLAECRELIELYDPSSGNTKQLNSMLAKISERREQLEQQLLDIEQMKLELDTAEERCVQALEQTLKSQQVAQ